A genomic stretch from Gopherus flavomarginatus isolate rGopFla2 chromosome 3, rGopFla2.mat.asm, whole genome shotgun sequence includes:
- the DHX29 gene encoding ATP-dependent RNA helicase DHX29 isoform X1, with product MGGKNKKHKGGGAGAGAGHAAVSAAAAAARAKAAAESGAAGEAAGKRPAVRPALVSKEPRVKQGPKTYSFGSTPDSSAAANLDKSILKVVINSNLEKRIIGVINEHKKQSGDKGMISRRLTAKKLQDVYMALQGFSFKTEDIEEAMKNTILYGGDLHSALDWLCLNLSDDALPEGFSQQLEEEQHKPRAKFRSPVPQSETPQISNNKKDDGPEIKRHTVKDKEMSMKDWILQYAEQQSDDEKNESVKNAEDEEKFDPNERYVHLATKLLEAKEQASSSKQDKDKQSQKVAQEKIRRIQHEMAALEEHPVFNPTIKISNQQQNEKKKPLLPEAHLNLNLLEKSGAAAEEEKVKKREPRDVRNFDYTARSWTGKSPKQFLIDWCRKNFPKSPNPSFEKVSVGRYWKCRVKITKSVDVMAVCPTIVTEDSMQAQHLAATLALYHLVKGQSVHQLLPPPYRDVWLEWSETEKKKEEESKLEINKPRDNFIAKLLNKLKQQQQQQQSENKPKVSEDPEDSWENLVSEEDFNRLSLETTSTDDLEPVRILFKKLQSSSRYQRLLKERQQLPVFKHRHSIIETLKKHRVVVVAGETGSGKSTQVPHFLLEDLLLNVGGSSKCNIVCTQPRRISAVSLATRVCEEMGCETGPGGRNSLCGYQIRMESRTGEATRLLYCTTGVLLRKLQDDNLLSNISHVIVDEVHERSVQSDFLLIILKEILHKRSDLHLILMSATVDSEKFSSYFTHCPILRISGRSYPVEVFHVENVIEEIGYVLEKDSEYCQKFMEEEEEEITINVTSKGGGIAKHQEYIPLQSGSGVDLDPYYQKYSNRTRQAIFYMNPYKINLDLILELLAFLDKSPQFRNIDGAVLIFLPGLAHIQQLYDLISADRRFTRDRYRLIALHSILSTQDQAAAFTFPPSGVRKIVLATNIAETGITIPDVVFVIDTGRTKENRYHESSQMSSLEETFVSKASALQRQGRAGRVRDGFCFRMYTRDRFESFMEYSVPEILRVPLEELCLHIMKCSLGSPEDFLSRALDPPQPQVISNAMNLLRKIGACELSEPKLTPLGQHLAALPVNVKIGKMLIFGAIFGCLDPVATLAAVMTEKSPFTTPIGRKDEADLAKSSLALANSDHLTIYSAYLGWKKARQEGGYRTEMAYCRRNFLNRTSLLTLEDVKQELIKVVRAAGFAAPTTHHTWEGNGTTQSLSLQEIALLKAVLTAGLYDNLGKIMYTKSVDITEKLACMVETAQGKAQVHPSSVNRDLQTYGWLLYQEKIRYAKVYLRETTLISPFPVLLFGGDIEVQHRERLLSVDGWIHFQAPVKIAVIFKQLRVLIESVLKRKLENPKMSLEDDKILHIIKELIKTENAT from the exons ATGGGCGGCAAGAACAAGAAGCATAAGGGGGGCggcgccggggccggggccggtcACGCCGCTGTGTCCGCAGCCGCCGCTGCTGCCAGGGCTAAAGCGGCTGCCGAGTCCGGAGCCGCCGGGGAGGCTGCGGGCAAGAGACCCGCCGTGAGGCCGGCCCTGGTATCCAAGGAGCCCCGCGTCAAGCAAG GTCCAAAAACCTACAGTTTTGGTTCCACACCTGATTCTAGTGCTGCTGCAAATCTGGATAAATCTATCCTTAAA GTAGTGATTAACAGTAATTTGGAAAAAAGGATTATTGGAGTAATCAATGAGCACAAAAAGCAAAGTGGTGACAAGGGAATGATTTCTAGACGACTTACTGCCAAAAAATTACAG GATGTATATATGGCTTTGCAAGGATTTTCTTTTAAGACTGAGGACATTGAGGAAGctatgaaaaatacaattttgtaTGGTGGTGATCTTCACTCTGCACTTGACTGGCTTTGTTTAAACCTTTCTGATG atgcaTTACCTGAAGGATTCAGTCAGCAGCTTGAAGAAGAGCAACACAAACCTAGAGCAAAATTTCGTTCTCCTGTGCCACAAAGTGAAACTCCTCAGATATCAAACAACAAAAAGGACGATGGACCTGAAATAAAG AGACATACTGTGAAAGACAAAGAAATGAGTATGAAGGATTGGATTCTGCAGTATGCTGAGCAACAGAGTGATGATGAGAAAAACGAGTCTGTGAAAAACGCAGAAGATGAGGAAAAGTTTGACCCT AATGAAAGATATGTGCATTTGGCTACAAAGCTCTTGGAAGCAAAGGAACAGGCAAGTTCCTCCAAGCAGGATAAAGACAAGCAAAGCCAGAAGGTGGCGCAAGAAAAAATAAGAAGAATTCAGCATG aaaTGGCAGCACTAGAAGAACATCCTGTGTTTAATCCAACTATAAAAATTTCAAACCAACaacagaatgaaaagaaaaaaccttTGCTTCCTGAAGCTCATTTGAACCTGAACTTGCTTGAAAAatctggagctgctgcagaggaagagaagg TGAAAAAGAGGGAGCCTCGAGATGTAAGGAATTTTGACTACACTGCTCGAAGTTGGACTGGTAAATCTCCTAAACAGTTTTTGATCGATTGGTGCAGGAAAAATTTCCCCAAGAGTCCAAATCCTTCTTTTGAAAAAGTTTCGGTGGGTAGATATTGGAAATGTAG GGTTAAGATTACCAAATCAGTTGATGTAATGGCAGTGTGTCCTACAATTGTGACAGAGGATAGTATGCAAGCTCAGCATCTGGCTGCTACATTGGCTCTCTATCACTTAGTCAAAGGACAG TCGGTCCATCAGTTGCTGCCTCCCCCATATCGAGATGTTTGGTTAGAATGgagtgaaactgaaaagaaaaaggaagaagaaagcaAGTTAGAAATTAACAAACCTCGTGATAACTTTATTGCTAAGTTATTAAACAAACTcaaacaacagcagcaacagcagcaatcTGAAAACAAACCCAAAGTATCAGAAGATCCAGAGGACTCCTGGGAAAACTTAGTTTCCGAAGAGGACTTCAACAGACTGTCTCTTGAGACCACAAGCACAGATGATTTGGAACCTGTGAGGATCCTGTTTAAAAAACTTCAAAGTTCCTCCAGATACCAGAGACTTTTAAAGGAGAGACAACAGTTACCTGTGTTTAAACACAGACATTCAATCATAGAAACTCTTAAAAAGCATAGAGTAGTTGTTGTGGCTGGAGAAACAGGCAGTGGCAAAAGTACCCAAGTGCCCCATTTCTTGTTGGAGGATTTGCTGTTAAATGTTGGGGGATCAAGTAAATGTAATATTGTCTGCACACAACCCCGAAGGATCTCAGCAGTGAGTCTGGCTACCAGAGTTTGTGAAGAAATGGGCTGTGAAACTGGACCTGGAGGAAGA AATTCCTTGTGTGGATATCAAATTCGTATGGAATCTCGAACGGGAGAAGCTACTAGATTATTATACTGTACAACAGGAGTTCTGCTTCGGAAACTGCAGGATGACAATCTTCTTTCAAATATATCTCATGTTATTGTAGACGAG GTTCATGAAAGAAGTGTCCAGTCTGATTTCTTACTAATCATTCTGAAGGAGATCTTACATAAACGTTCAGACCTGCATTTGATTTTAATGAGTGCTACTGTAGACAGTGAAAAGTTTTCCAGCTATTTCACCCACTGTCCCATTCTAAGGATTTCAGGAAGGAGTTACCCTGTTGAG GTTTTCCATGTGGAAAATGTTATTGAGGAAATTGGTTATGTTCTGGAGAAGGACTCTGAATATTGtcagaagttcatggaggaggaggaggaagaaataacAATAAATGTTACTAGCAAAGGAGGAGGAATTGCAAAGCATCAG gAATATATCCCTCTCCAGTCTGGATCAGGTGTTGATTTGGATCCTTACTATCAGAAGTATAGCAATCGTACACGGCAAGCAATCTTCTACATGAATCCCTACAAGATCAACCTTGACCTTATCTTGGAATTGCTTGCCTTCTTAG ATAAAAGTCCCCAGTTCAGAAACATAGATGGCGCTGTATTGATCTTTTTACCAGGGCTTGCTCACATCCAGCAGTTATATGATCTCATTTCAGCTGATCGAAGGTTTACAAGGGACAG GTATAGGTTAATAGCTCTGCATTCTATTCTTTCAACACAAGATCAAGCAGCTGCATTTACATTTCCCCCTTCTGGAGTTAGAAAG ATTGTTTTGGCTACCAATATTGCTGAGACAGGTATTACGATACCAGATGTTGTCTTTGTAATTGACACTGGGAGAACAAAAGAAAACAG GTACCATGAAAGCAGCCAAATGAGTTCTTTGGAAGAGACCTTTGTCAGTAAAGCAAGTGCTTTGCAGCGTCAAGGGAGAGCTGGACGTGTCAGGGATGGATTCTGCTTCCGAATGTACACAAGAGACAG GTTTGAAAGTTTCATGGAATATTCTGTTCCAGAAATACTGCGTGTGCCTTTAGAAGAGTTATGCCTTCATATTATG AAATGCAGTCTTGGTTCTCCTGAGGATTTCCTCTCCAGAGCATTAGACCCTCCACAGCCTCAAGTAATCAGCAATGCAATGAACCTGCTACGGAAAATTGGGGCTTGTGAATTAAGTGAGCCCAAACTGACTCCATTGGGCCAGCACCTTGCAGCATTACCTGTCAATGTAAAGATTGGCAAAATGCTTATATTTGGTGCCATATTTGGTTGCTTGGATCCTGTG GCAACTTTAGCTGCTGTAATGACAGAAAAATCCCCTTTTACTACACCAATTGGTAGAAAAGATGAAGCAGATCTTGCAAAATCTTCCCTGGCATTGGCAAACTCAGATCATCTGACAATTTACAGTGCATATCTAGG GTGGAAAAAGGCTCGTCAAGAAGGAGGGTATCGCACTGAAATGGCTTACTGCAGAAGGAATTTTCTTAACAGAACCTCACTGTTAACACTGGAG GATGTGAAACAAGAGCTAATAAAGGTGGTCAGGGCAGCAGGATTTGCAGCACCTACAACTCATCATACGTGGGAAGGAAATGGAACCACGCAATCCCTTTCTCTTCAGGAAATAGCCCTTCTTAAAGCTGTGCTGACTGCCGGGCTATATGACAACTTGGGGAAGATAATGTACACAAAGTCTGTAGATATCACAGAGAAATTGGCGTGCATGGTGGAAACTGCTCAAGGTAAAGCACAAGTGCATCCCTCCTCAGTAAACAGAGATTTGCAGACATATGGATGGCTGCTCTACCAAGAGAAG
- the DHX29 gene encoding ATP-dependent RNA helicase DHX29 isoform X2 codes for MAVCPTIVTEDSMQAQHLAATLALYHLVKGQSVHQLLPPPYRDVWLEWSETEKKKEEESKLEINKPRDNFIAKLLNKLKQQQQQQQSENKPKVSEDPEDSWENLVSEEDFNRLSLETTSTDDLEPVRILFKKLQSSSRYQRLLKERQQLPVFKHRHSIIETLKKHRVVVVAGETGSGKSTQVPHFLLEDLLLNVGGSSKCNIVCTQPRRISAVSLATRVCEEMGCETGPGGRNSLCGYQIRMESRTGEATRLLYCTTGVLLRKLQDDNLLSNISHVIVDEVHERSVQSDFLLIILKEILHKRSDLHLILMSATVDSEKFSSYFTHCPILRISGRSYPVEVFHVENVIEEIGYVLEKDSEYCQKFMEEEEEEITINVTSKGGGIAKHQEYIPLQSGSGVDLDPYYQKYSNRTRQAIFYMNPYKINLDLILELLAFLDKSPQFRNIDGAVLIFLPGLAHIQQLYDLISADRRFTRDRYRLIALHSILSTQDQAAAFTFPPSGVRKIVLATNIAETGITIPDVVFVIDTGRTKENRYHESSQMSSLEETFVSKASALQRQGRAGRVRDGFCFRMYTRDRFESFMEYSVPEILRVPLEELCLHIMKCSLGSPEDFLSRALDPPQPQVISNAMNLLRKIGACELSEPKLTPLGQHLAALPVNVKIGKMLIFGAIFGCLDPVATLAAVMTEKSPFTTPIGRKDEADLAKSSLALANSDHLTIYSAYLGWKKARQEGGYRTEMAYCRRNFLNRTSLLTLEDVKQELIKVVRAAGFAAPTTHHTWEGNGTTQSLSLQEIALLKAVLTAGLYDNLGKIMYTKSVDITEKLACMVETAQGKAQVHPSSVNRDLQTYGWLLYQEKIRYAKVYLRETTLISPFPVLLFGGDIEVQHRERLLSVDGWIHFQAPVKIAVIFKQLRVLIESVLKRKLENPKMSLEDDKILHIIKELIKTENAT; via the exons ATGGCAGTGTGTCCTACAATTGTGACAGAGGATAGTATGCAAGCTCAGCATCTGGCTGCTACATTGGCTCTCTATCACTTAGTCAAAGGACAG TCGGTCCATCAGTTGCTGCCTCCCCCATATCGAGATGTTTGGTTAGAATGgagtgaaactgaaaagaaaaaggaagaagaaagcaAGTTAGAAATTAACAAACCTCGTGATAACTTTATTGCTAAGTTATTAAACAAACTcaaacaacagcagcaacagcagcaatcTGAAAACAAACCCAAAGTATCAGAAGATCCAGAGGACTCCTGGGAAAACTTAGTTTCCGAAGAGGACTTCAACAGACTGTCTCTTGAGACCACAAGCACAGATGATTTGGAACCTGTGAGGATCCTGTTTAAAAAACTTCAAAGTTCCTCCAGATACCAGAGACTTTTAAAGGAGAGACAACAGTTACCTGTGTTTAAACACAGACATTCAATCATAGAAACTCTTAAAAAGCATAGAGTAGTTGTTGTGGCTGGAGAAACAGGCAGTGGCAAAAGTACCCAAGTGCCCCATTTCTTGTTGGAGGATTTGCTGTTAAATGTTGGGGGATCAAGTAAATGTAATATTGTCTGCACACAACCCCGAAGGATCTCAGCAGTGAGTCTGGCTACCAGAGTTTGTGAAGAAATGGGCTGTGAAACTGGACCTGGAGGAAGA AATTCCTTGTGTGGATATCAAATTCGTATGGAATCTCGAACGGGAGAAGCTACTAGATTATTATACTGTACAACAGGAGTTCTGCTTCGGAAACTGCAGGATGACAATCTTCTTTCAAATATATCTCATGTTATTGTAGACGAG GTTCATGAAAGAAGTGTCCAGTCTGATTTCTTACTAATCATTCTGAAGGAGATCTTACATAAACGTTCAGACCTGCATTTGATTTTAATGAGTGCTACTGTAGACAGTGAAAAGTTTTCCAGCTATTTCACCCACTGTCCCATTCTAAGGATTTCAGGAAGGAGTTACCCTGTTGAG GTTTTCCATGTGGAAAATGTTATTGAGGAAATTGGTTATGTTCTGGAGAAGGACTCTGAATATTGtcagaagttcatggaggaggaggaggaagaaataacAATAAATGTTACTAGCAAAGGAGGAGGAATTGCAAAGCATCAG gAATATATCCCTCTCCAGTCTGGATCAGGTGTTGATTTGGATCCTTACTATCAGAAGTATAGCAATCGTACACGGCAAGCAATCTTCTACATGAATCCCTACAAGATCAACCTTGACCTTATCTTGGAATTGCTTGCCTTCTTAG ATAAAAGTCCCCAGTTCAGAAACATAGATGGCGCTGTATTGATCTTTTTACCAGGGCTTGCTCACATCCAGCAGTTATATGATCTCATTTCAGCTGATCGAAGGTTTACAAGGGACAG GTATAGGTTAATAGCTCTGCATTCTATTCTTTCAACACAAGATCAAGCAGCTGCATTTACATTTCCCCCTTCTGGAGTTAGAAAG ATTGTTTTGGCTACCAATATTGCTGAGACAGGTATTACGATACCAGATGTTGTCTTTGTAATTGACACTGGGAGAACAAAAGAAAACAG GTACCATGAAAGCAGCCAAATGAGTTCTTTGGAAGAGACCTTTGTCAGTAAAGCAAGTGCTTTGCAGCGTCAAGGGAGAGCTGGACGTGTCAGGGATGGATTCTGCTTCCGAATGTACACAAGAGACAG GTTTGAAAGTTTCATGGAATATTCTGTTCCAGAAATACTGCGTGTGCCTTTAGAAGAGTTATGCCTTCATATTATG AAATGCAGTCTTGGTTCTCCTGAGGATTTCCTCTCCAGAGCATTAGACCCTCCACAGCCTCAAGTAATCAGCAATGCAATGAACCTGCTACGGAAAATTGGGGCTTGTGAATTAAGTGAGCCCAAACTGACTCCATTGGGCCAGCACCTTGCAGCATTACCTGTCAATGTAAAGATTGGCAAAATGCTTATATTTGGTGCCATATTTGGTTGCTTGGATCCTGTG GCAACTTTAGCTGCTGTAATGACAGAAAAATCCCCTTTTACTACACCAATTGGTAGAAAAGATGAAGCAGATCTTGCAAAATCTTCCCTGGCATTGGCAAACTCAGATCATCTGACAATTTACAGTGCATATCTAGG GTGGAAAAAGGCTCGTCAAGAAGGAGGGTATCGCACTGAAATGGCTTACTGCAGAAGGAATTTTCTTAACAGAACCTCACTGTTAACACTGGAG GATGTGAAACAAGAGCTAATAAAGGTGGTCAGGGCAGCAGGATTTGCAGCACCTACAACTCATCATACGTGGGAAGGAAATGGAACCACGCAATCCCTTTCTCTTCAGGAAATAGCCCTTCTTAAAGCTGTGCTGACTGCCGGGCTATATGACAACTTGGGGAAGATAATGTACACAAAGTCTGTAGATATCACAGAGAAATTGGCGTGCATGGTGGAAACTGCTCAAGGTAAAGCACAAGTGCATCCCTCCTCAGTAAACAGAGATTTGCAGACATATGGATGGCTGCTCTACCAAGAGAAG